Proteins encoded by one window of Hyla sarda isolate aHylSar1 chromosome 13, aHylSar1.hap1, whole genome shotgun sequence:
- the NOTUM gene encoding palmitoleoyl-protein carboxylesterase NOTUM isoform X3 → MNSGYQRFLMYSIYGWHVVPGMAGGICMTLLLLLVIPAGSRKSWRRRGQQLIPNSRERTEGGGESFPLDFTAVEGNMDNFMTQIKNLAQSLYPCSAQRLDEEMKLHLLSNHSITCNDGSPAGYYLKESKGSRRWLVFLEGGWYCISRENCDLRYDTMRRLMSSKGWPATKKASGILSTQPEENPHWWNANMVFIPYCSSDVWSGASPKSEKSDYAFMGSLIIQEVVKELLGKGLDTAKVLLLAGSSAGGTGVLLNVDMVAEQLEELGYTGIQVRGLSDSGWFLDNQQYSRTDCTDIITCAPTEAIQRGIRYWNGVVPERCRQQFKEGEEWNCFFGYKIYPTLRSPVFVVQWLFDEAQLTVDNVHLSGQPVQENQWNYIQNLGRELRNTLKDVGASFAPACLSHEVITRTHWTEVQVRGTSLPRALHCWDRSLQETNKNSKTPLKGCPFHLMDSCPWPQCNPTCPSIRDHFTGQEMSVVQFLMHLGFDVQKMASQQGMEPSKLLGVLSS, encoded by the exons ATGAACTCTGGGTACCAGCGATTCTTGATGTACTCAATATATG GGTGGCACGTAGTGCCTGGCATGGCTGGAGGCATCTGTATGACTCTTCTGCTCCTCCTCGTCATTCCCGCAGGGAGCAGGAAGAGCTGGAGAAGACGTGGCCAACAGCTTATACCAAACAGCCGAGAGCGAACGGAAGGAGGTGGAGAGAGCTTCCCACTGGATTTCACTGCTGTAGAGGGAAATATGGACAATTTTATGACTCAGATTAAGAACTTGGCACAGTCTTTGTACCCATGCTCAGCACAGCGTTTAGATGAGGAGATGAAACTCCACCTTTTGAGCAACCACTCTATCACTTGTAATGATGGGAGTCCAGCTGG TTACTACCTAAAAGAGTCCAAAGGCAGCCGGCGGTGGCTCGTCTTTTTGGAAG GTGGCTGGTACTGCATTAGCCGTGAGAACTGTGACCTCCGCTATGACACCATGAGGAGACTCATGAGCTCTAAAGGATGGCCTGCCACGAAAAAAG CTTCAGGAATTTTGTCAACTCAGCCCGAGGAGAATCCACATTGGTGGAATGCTAACATGGT ATTTATTCCCTACTGTTCCAGTGATGTCTGGAGTGGAGCTTCACCCAAATCCGAAAAAA gtgACTATGCTTTCATGGGTTCACTTATTATACAAGAGGTTGTGAAGGAACTCTTGGGAAAAGGACTAGACACAGCTAAAGTGCTTCTCTTAGCTGGCAGCAG TGCTGGTGGAACTGGTGTTCTTCTAAATGTAGACATGGTGGCAGAACAACTAGAAGAACTGGGCTACACTGGGATCCAAGTCCGTGGTCTGTCAGATTCTGGCTGGTTCCTTGATAATCAGCAGTATAGTAGGACGGACTGCACAGACATTATCACGTGCGCCCCTACCGAGGCCATCCAGAGAGGAATCAG ATACTGGAATGGGGTCGTTCCAGAGAGGTGCAGGCAACAATTCAAAGAAGGGGAAGAATGGAACTGCTTCTTTGGCTACAAGATCTACCCCACACTGAGAA GTCCTGTATTTGTAGTGCAGTGGTTATTTGATGAAGCCCAGCTGACGGTGGACAATGTCCATTTGAGTGGGCAACCGGTGCAGGAAAATCAATGGAACTATATTCAGAACTTGGGTCGTGAGCTTCGCAACACCCTGAAGGATGTAGG GGCCAGCTTTGCTCCTGCGTGTCTGTCTCATGAAGTCATAACAAGGAC TCACTGGACCGAGGTGCAGGTTCGTGGGACATCTCTACCCCGAGCACTGCACTGTTGGGACCGCAGTCTACAAGAAACTAACAAGAACAGCAAGACCCCATTAAAGGGATGCCCCTTCCACTTAATGGACAGCTGCCCATGGCCACAATGTAACCCCACTTGCCCCTCCATTCGAGACCACTTCACAGGGCAGGAGATGAGTGTGGTCCAATTTCTCATGCACCTTGGCTTTGATGTTCAAAAGATGGCGAGCCAACAAGGCATGGAGCCAAGCAAACTGCTGGGTGTGCTTAGTAGCTAG
- the NOTUM gene encoding palmitoleoyl-protein carboxylesterase NOTUM isoform X4: MSLFLLYGWHVVPGMAGGICMTLLLLLVIPAGSRKSWRRRGQQLIPNSRERTEGGGESFPLDFTAVEGNMDNFMTQIKNLAQSLYPCSAQRLDEEMKLHLLSNHSITCNDGSPAGYYLKESKGSRRWLVFLEGGWYCISRENCDLRYDTMRRLMSSKGWPATKKASGILSTQPEENPHWWNANMVFIPYCSSDVWSGASPKSEKSDYAFMGSLIIQEVVKELLGKGLDTAKVLLLAGSSAGGTGVLLNVDMVAEQLEELGYTGIQVRGLSDSGWFLDNQQYSRTDCTDIITCAPTEAIQRGIRYWNGVVPERCRQQFKEGEEWNCFFGYKIYPTLRSPVFVVQWLFDEAQLTVDNVHLSGQPVQENQWNYIQNLGRELRNTLKDVGASFAPACLSHEVITRTHWTEVQVRGTSLPRALHCWDRSLQETNKNSKTPLKGCPFHLMDSCPWPQCNPTCPSIRDHFTGQEMSVVQFLMHLGFDVQKMASQQGMEPSKLLGVLSS; the protein is encoded by the exons atgtcttTATTCCTTCTATATG GGTGGCACGTAGTGCCTGGCATGGCTGGAGGCATCTGTATGACTCTTCTGCTCCTCCTCGTCATTCCCGCAGGGAGCAGGAAGAGCTGGAGAAGACGTGGCCAACAGCTTATACCAAACAGCCGAGAGCGAACGGAAGGAGGTGGAGAGAGCTTCCCACTGGATTTCACTGCTGTAGAGGGAAATATGGACAATTTTATGACTCAGATTAAGAACTTGGCACAGTCTTTGTACCCATGCTCAGCACAGCGTTTAGATGAGGAGATGAAACTCCACCTTTTGAGCAACCACTCTATCACTTGTAATGATGGGAGTCCAGCTGG TTACTACCTAAAAGAGTCCAAAGGCAGCCGGCGGTGGCTCGTCTTTTTGGAAG GTGGCTGGTACTGCATTAGCCGTGAGAACTGTGACCTCCGCTATGACACCATGAGGAGACTCATGAGCTCTAAAGGATGGCCTGCCACGAAAAAAG CTTCAGGAATTTTGTCAACTCAGCCCGAGGAGAATCCACATTGGTGGAATGCTAACATGGT ATTTATTCCCTACTGTTCCAGTGATGTCTGGAGTGGAGCTTCACCCAAATCCGAAAAAA gtgACTATGCTTTCATGGGTTCACTTATTATACAAGAGGTTGTGAAGGAACTCTTGGGAAAAGGACTAGACACAGCTAAAGTGCTTCTCTTAGCTGGCAGCAG TGCTGGTGGAACTGGTGTTCTTCTAAATGTAGACATGGTGGCAGAACAACTAGAAGAACTGGGCTACACTGGGATCCAAGTCCGTGGTCTGTCAGATTCTGGCTGGTTCCTTGATAATCAGCAGTATAGTAGGACGGACTGCACAGACATTATCACGTGCGCCCCTACCGAGGCCATCCAGAGAGGAATCAG ATACTGGAATGGGGTCGTTCCAGAGAGGTGCAGGCAACAATTCAAAGAAGGGGAAGAATGGAACTGCTTCTTTGGCTACAAGATCTACCCCACACTGAGAA GTCCTGTATTTGTAGTGCAGTGGTTATTTGATGAAGCCCAGCTGACGGTGGACAATGTCCATTTGAGTGGGCAACCGGTGCAGGAAAATCAATGGAACTATATTCAGAACTTGGGTCGTGAGCTTCGCAACACCCTGAAGGATGTAGG GGCCAGCTTTGCTCCTGCGTGTCTGTCTCATGAAGTCATAACAAGGAC TCACTGGACCGAGGTGCAGGTTCGTGGGACATCTCTACCCCGAGCACTGCACTGTTGGGACCGCAGTCTACAAGAAACTAACAAGAACAGCAAGACCCCATTAAAGGGATGCCCCTTCCACTTAATGGACAGCTGCCCATGGCCACAATGTAACCCCACTTGCCCCTCCATTCGAGACCACTTCACAGGGCAGGAGATGAGTGTGGTCCAATTTCTCATGCACCTTGGCTTTGATGTTCAAAAGATGGCGAGCCAACAAGGCATGGAGCCAAGCAAACTGCTGGGTGTGCTTAGTAGCTAG
- the NOTUM gene encoding palmitoleoyl-protein carboxylesterase NOTUM isoform X2, which translates to MPGQPKAGYQRFLLYSIYGWHVVPGMAGGICMTLLLLLVIPAGSRKSWRRRGQQLIPNSRERTEGGGESFPLDFTAVEGNMDNFMTQIKNLAQSLYPCSAQRLDEEMKLHLLSNHSITCNDGSPAGYYLKESKGSRRWLVFLEGGWYCISRENCDLRYDTMRRLMSSKGWPATKKASGILSTQPEENPHWWNANMVFIPYCSSDVWSGASPKSEKSDYAFMGSLIIQEVVKELLGKGLDTAKVLLLAGSSAGGTGVLLNVDMVAEQLEELGYTGIQVRGLSDSGWFLDNQQYSRTDCTDIITCAPTEAIQRGIRYWNGVVPERCRQQFKEGEEWNCFFGYKIYPTLRSPVFVVQWLFDEAQLTVDNVHLSGQPVQENQWNYIQNLGRELRNTLKDVGASFAPACLSHEVITRTHWTEVQVRGTSLPRALHCWDRSLQETNKNSKTPLKGCPFHLMDSCPWPQCNPTCPSIRDHFTGQEMSVVQFLMHLGFDVQKMASQQGMEPSKLLGVLSS; encoded by the exons atgcccggacagccaaaggctgggtacCAGCGATTCTTGCTTTACTCAATATATG GGTGGCACGTAGTGCCTGGCATGGCTGGAGGCATCTGTATGACTCTTCTGCTCCTCCTCGTCATTCCCGCAGGGAGCAGGAAGAGCTGGAGAAGACGTGGCCAACAGCTTATACCAAACAGCCGAGAGCGAACGGAAGGAGGTGGAGAGAGCTTCCCACTGGATTTCACTGCTGTAGAGGGAAATATGGACAATTTTATGACTCAGATTAAGAACTTGGCACAGTCTTTGTACCCATGCTCAGCACAGCGTTTAGATGAGGAGATGAAACTCCACCTTTTGAGCAACCACTCTATCACTTGTAATGATGGGAGTCCAGCTGG TTACTACCTAAAAGAGTCCAAAGGCAGCCGGCGGTGGCTCGTCTTTTTGGAAG GTGGCTGGTACTGCATTAGCCGTGAGAACTGTGACCTCCGCTATGACACCATGAGGAGACTCATGAGCTCTAAAGGATGGCCTGCCACGAAAAAAG CTTCAGGAATTTTGTCAACTCAGCCCGAGGAGAATCCACATTGGTGGAATGCTAACATGGT ATTTATTCCCTACTGTTCCAGTGATGTCTGGAGTGGAGCTTCACCCAAATCCGAAAAAA gtgACTATGCTTTCATGGGTTCACTTATTATACAAGAGGTTGTGAAGGAACTCTTGGGAAAAGGACTAGACACAGCTAAAGTGCTTCTCTTAGCTGGCAGCAG TGCTGGTGGAACTGGTGTTCTTCTAAATGTAGACATGGTGGCAGAACAACTAGAAGAACTGGGCTACACTGGGATCCAAGTCCGTGGTCTGTCAGATTCTGGCTGGTTCCTTGATAATCAGCAGTATAGTAGGACGGACTGCACAGACATTATCACGTGCGCCCCTACCGAGGCCATCCAGAGAGGAATCAG ATACTGGAATGGGGTCGTTCCAGAGAGGTGCAGGCAACAATTCAAAGAAGGGGAAGAATGGAACTGCTTCTTTGGCTACAAGATCTACCCCACACTGAGAA GTCCTGTATTTGTAGTGCAGTGGTTATTTGATGAAGCCCAGCTGACGGTGGACAATGTCCATTTGAGTGGGCAACCGGTGCAGGAAAATCAATGGAACTATATTCAGAACTTGGGTCGTGAGCTTCGCAACACCCTGAAGGATGTAGG GGCCAGCTTTGCTCCTGCGTGTCTGTCTCATGAAGTCATAACAAGGAC TCACTGGACCGAGGTGCAGGTTCGTGGGACATCTCTACCCCGAGCACTGCACTGTTGGGACCGCAGTCTACAAGAAACTAACAAGAACAGCAAGACCCCATTAAAGGGATGCCCCTTCCACTTAATGGACAGCTGCCCATGGCCACAATGTAACCCCACTTGCCCCTCCATTCGAGACCACTTCACAGGGCAGGAGATGAGTGTGGTCCAATTTCTCATGCACCTTGGCTTTGATGTTCAAAAGATGGCGAGCCAACAAGGCATGGAGCCAAGCAAACTGCTGGGTGTGCTTAGTAGCTAG
- the NOTUM gene encoding palmitoleoyl-protein carboxylesterase NOTUM isoform X6, with amino-acid sequence MHMWWHVVPGMAGGICMTLLLLLVIPAGSRKSWRRRGQQLIPNSRERTEGGGESFPLDFTAVEGNMDNFMTQIKNLAQSLYPCSAQRLDEEMKLHLLSNHSITCNDGSPAGYYLKESKGSRRWLVFLEGGWYCISRENCDLRYDTMRRLMSSKGWPATKKASGILSTQPEENPHWWNANMVFIPYCSSDVWSGASPKSEKSDYAFMGSLIIQEVVKELLGKGLDTAKVLLLAGSSAGGTGVLLNVDMVAEQLEELGYTGIQVRGLSDSGWFLDNQQYSRTDCTDIITCAPTEAIQRGIRYWNGVVPERCRQQFKEGEEWNCFFGYKIYPTLRSPVFVVQWLFDEAQLTVDNVHLSGQPVQENQWNYIQNLGRELRNTLKDVGASFAPACLSHEVITRTHWTEVQVRGTSLPRALHCWDRSLQETNKNSKTPLKGCPFHLMDSCPWPQCNPTCPSIRDHFTGQEMSVVQFLMHLGFDVQKMASQQGMEPSKLLGVLSS; translated from the exons GGTGGCACGTAGTGCCTGGCATGGCTGGAGGCATCTGTATGACTCTTCTGCTCCTCCTCGTCATTCCCGCAGGGAGCAGGAAGAGCTGGAGAAGACGTGGCCAACAGCTTATACCAAACAGCCGAGAGCGAACGGAAGGAGGTGGAGAGAGCTTCCCACTGGATTTCACTGCTGTAGAGGGAAATATGGACAATTTTATGACTCAGATTAAGAACTTGGCACAGTCTTTGTACCCATGCTCAGCACAGCGTTTAGATGAGGAGATGAAACTCCACCTTTTGAGCAACCACTCTATCACTTGTAATGATGGGAGTCCAGCTGG TTACTACCTAAAAGAGTCCAAAGGCAGCCGGCGGTGGCTCGTCTTTTTGGAAG GTGGCTGGTACTGCATTAGCCGTGAGAACTGTGACCTCCGCTATGACACCATGAGGAGACTCATGAGCTCTAAAGGATGGCCTGCCACGAAAAAAG CTTCAGGAATTTTGTCAACTCAGCCCGAGGAGAATCCACATTGGTGGAATGCTAACATGGT ATTTATTCCCTACTGTTCCAGTGATGTCTGGAGTGGAGCTTCACCCAAATCCGAAAAAA gtgACTATGCTTTCATGGGTTCACTTATTATACAAGAGGTTGTGAAGGAACTCTTGGGAAAAGGACTAGACACAGCTAAAGTGCTTCTCTTAGCTGGCAGCAG TGCTGGTGGAACTGGTGTTCTTCTAAATGTAGACATGGTGGCAGAACAACTAGAAGAACTGGGCTACACTGGGATCCAAGTCCGTGGTCTGTCAGATTCTGGCTGGTTCCTTGATAATCAGCAGTATAGTAGGACGGACTGCACAGACATTATCACGTGCGCCCCTACCGAGGCCATCCAGAGAGGAATCAG ATACTGGAATGGGGTCGTTCCAGAGAGGTGCAGGCAACAATTCAAAGAAGGGGAAGAATGGAACTGCTTCTTTGGCTACAAGATCTACCCCACACTGAGAA GTCCTGTATTTGTAGTGCAGTGGTTATTTGATGAAGCCCAGCTGACGGTGGACAATGTCCATTTGAGTGGGCAACCGGTGCAGGAAAATCAATGGAACTATATTCAGAACTTGGGTCGTGAGCTTCGCAACACCCTGAAGGATGTAGG GGCCAGCTTTGCTCCTGCGTGTCTGTCTCATGAAGTCATAACAAGGAC TCACTGGACCGAGGTGCAGGTTCGTGGGACATCTCTACCCCGAGCACTGCACTGTTGGGACCGCAGTCTACAAGAAACTAACAAGAACAGCAAGACCCCATTAAAGGGATGCCCCTTCCACTTAATGGACAGCTGCCCATGGCCACAATGTAACCCCACTTGCCCCTCCATTCGAGACCACTTCACAGGGCAGGAGATGAGTGTGGTCCAATTTCTCATGCACCTTGGCTTTGATGTTCAAAAGATGGCGAGCCAACAAGGCATGGAGCCAAGCAAACTGCTGGGTGTGCTTAGTAGCTAG
- the NOTUM gene encoding palmitoleoyl-protein carboxylesterase NOTUM isoform X5, whose amino-acid sequence MIRYRWHVVPGMAGGICMTLLLLLVIPAGSRKSWRRRGQQLIPNSRERTEGGGESFPLDFTAVEGNMDNFMTQIKNLAQSLYPCSAQRLDEEMKLHLLSNHSITCNDGSPAGYYLKESKGSRRWLVFLEGGWYCISRENCDLRYDTMRRLMSSKGWPATKKASGILSTQPEENPHWWNANMVFIPYCSSDVWSGASPKSEKSDYAFMGSLIIQEVVKELLGKGLDTAKVLLLAGSSAGGTGVLLNVDMVAEQLEELGYTGIQVRGLSDSGWFLDNQQYSRTDCTDIITCAPTEAIQRGIRYWNGVVPERCRQQFKEGEEWNCFFGYKIYPTLRSPVFVVQWLFDEAQLTVDNVHLSGQPVQENQWNYIQNLGRELRNTLKDVGASFAPACLSHEVITRTHWTEVQVRGTSLPRALHCWDRSLQETNKNSKTPLKGCPFHLMDSCPWPQCNPTCPSIRDHFTGQEMSVVQFLMHLGFDVQKMASQQGMEPSKLLGVLSS is encoded by the exons GGTGGCACGTAGTGCCTGGCATGGCTGGAGGCATCTGTATGACTCTTCTGCTCCTCCTCGTCATTCCCGCAGGGAGCAGGAAGAGCTGGAGAAGACGTGGCCAACAGCTTATACCAAACAGCCGAGAGCGAACGGAAGGAGGTGGAGAGAGCTTCCCACTGGATTTCACTGCTGTAGAGGGAAATATGGACAATTTTATGACTCAGATTAAGAACTTGGCACAGTCTTTGTACCCATGCTCAGCACAGCGTTTAGATGAGGAGATGAAACTCCACCTTTTGAGCAACCACTCTATCACTTGTAATGATGGGAGTCCAGCTGG TTACTACCTAAAAGAGTCCAAAGGCAGCCGGCGGTGGCTCGTCTTTTTGGAAG GTGGCTGGTACTGCATTAGCCGTGAGAACTGTGACCTCCGCTATGACACCATGAGGAGACTCATGAGCTCTAAAGGATGGCCTGCCACGAAAAAAG CTTCAGGAATTTTGTCAACTCAGCCCGAGGAGAATCCACATTGGTGGAATGCTAACATGGT ATTTATTCCCTACTGTTCCAGTGATGTCTGGAGTGGAGCTTCACCCAAATCCGAAAAAA gtgACTATGCTTTCATGGGTTCACTTATTATACAAGAGGTTGTGAAGGAACTCTTGGGAAAAGGACTAGACACAGCTAAAGTGCTTCTCTTAGCTGGCAGCAG TGCTGGTGGAACTGGTGTTCTTCTAAATGTAGACATGGTGGCAGAACAACTAGAAGAACTGGGCTACACTGGGATCCAAGTCCGTGGTCTGTCAGATTCTGGCTGGTTCCTTGATAATCAGCAGTATAGTAGGACGGACTGCACAGACATTATCACGTGCGCCCCTACCGAGGCCATCCAGAGAGGAATCAG ATACTGGAATGGGGTCGTTCCAGAGAGGTGCAGGCAACAATTCAAAGAAGGGGAAGAATGGAACTGCTTCTTTGGCTACAAGATCTACCCCACACTGAGAA GTCCTGTATTTGTAGTGCAGTGGTTATTTGATGAAGCCCAGCTGACGGTGGACAATGTCCATTTGAGTGGGCAACCGGTGCAGGAAAATCAATGGAACTATATTCAGAACTTGGGTCGTGAGCTTCGCAACACCCTGAAGGATGTAGG GGCCAGCTTTGCTCCTGCGTGTCTGTCTCATGAAGTCATAACAAGGAC TCACTGGACCGAGGTGCAGGTTCGTGGGACATCTCTACCCCGAGCACTGCACTGTTGGGACCGCAGTCTACAAGAAACTAACAAGAACAGCAAGACCCCATTAAAGGGATGCCCCTTCCACTTAATGGACAGCTGCCCATGGCCACAATGTAACCCCACTTGCCCCTCCATTCGAGACCACTTCACAGGGCAGGAGATGAGTGTGGTCCAATTTCTCATGCACCTTGGCTTTGATGTTCAAAAGATGGCGAGCCAACAAGGCATGGAGCCAAGCAAACTGCTGGGTGTGCTTAGTAGCTAG
- the NOTUM gene encoding palmitoleoyl-protein carboxylesterase NOTUM isoform X1 encodes MTGRRAQRRDDDDGECRRCSGSRRGRAGAPRTGWHVVPGMAGGICMTLLLLLVIPAGSRKSWRRRGQQLIPNSRERTEGGGESFPLDFTAVEGNMDNFMTQIKNLAQSLYPCSAQRLDEEMKLHLLSNHSITCNDGSPAGYYLKESKGSRRWLVFLEGGWYCISRENCDLRYDTMRRLMSSKGWPATKKASGILSTQPEENPHWWNANMVFIPYCSSDVWSGASPKSEKSDYAFMGSLIIQEVVKELLGKGLDTAKVLLLAGSSAGGTGVLLNVDMVAEQLEELGYTGIQVRGLSDSGWFLDNQQYSRTDCTDIITCAPTEAIQRGIRYWNGVVPERCRQQFKEGEEWNCFFGYKIYPTLRSPVFVVQWLFDEAQLTVDNVHLSGQPVQENQWNYIQNLGRELRNTLKDVGASFAPACLSHEVITRTHWTEVQVRGTSLPRALHCWDRSLQETNKNSKTPLKGCPFHLMDSCPWPQCNPTCPSIRDHFTGQEMSVVQFLMHLGFDVQKMASQQGMEPSKLLGVLSS; translated from the exons GGTGGCACGTAGTGCCTGGCATGGCTGGAGGCATCTGTATGACTCTTCTGCTCCTCCTCGTCATTCCCGCAGGGAGCAGGAAGAGCTGGAGAAGACGTGGCCAACAGCTTATACCAAACAGCCGAGAGCGAACGGAAGGAGGTGGAGAGAGCTTCCCACTGGATTTCACTGCTGTAGAGGGAAATATGGACAATTTTATGACTCAGATTAAGAACTTGGCACAGTCTTTGTACCCATGCTCAGCACAGCGTTTAGATGAGGAGATGAAACTCCACCTTTTGAGCAACCACTCTATCACTTGTAATGATGGGAGTCCAGCTGG TTACTACCTAAAAGAGTCCAAAGGCAGCCGGCGGTGGCTCGTCTTTTTGGAAG GTGGCTGGTACTGCATTAGCCGTGAGAACTGTGACCTCCGCTATGACACCATGAGGAGACTCATGAGCTCTAAAGGATGGCCTGCCACGAAAAAAG CTTCAGGAATTTTGTCAACTCAGCCCGAGGAGAATCCACATTGGTGGAATGCTAACATGGT ATTTATTCCCTACTGTTCCAGTGATGTCTGGAGTGGAGCTTCACCCAAATCCGAAAAAA gtgACTATGCTTTCATGGGTTCACTTATTATACAAGAGGTTGTGAAGGAACTCTTGGGAAAAGGACTAGACACAGCTAAAGTGCTTCTCTTAGCTGGCAGCAG TGCTGGTGGAACTGGTGTTCTTCTAAATGTAGACATGGTGGCAGAACAACTAGAAGAACTGGGCTACACTGGGATCCAAGTCCGTGGTCTGTCAGATTCTGGCTGGTTCCTTGATAATCAGCAGTATAGTAGGACGGACTGCACAGACATTATCACGTGCGCCCCTACCGAGGCCATCCAGAGAGGAATCAG ATACTGGAATGGGGTCGTTCCAGAGAGGTGCAGGCAACAATTCAAAGAAGGGGAAGAATGGAACTGCTTCTTTGGCTACAAGATCTACCCCACACTGAGAA GTCCTGTATTTGTAGTGCAGTGGTTATTTGATGAAGCCCAGCTGACGGTGGACAATGTCCATTTGAGTGGGCAACCGGTGCAGGAAAATCAATGGAACTATATTCAGAACTTGGGTCGTGAGCTTCGCAACACCCTGAAGGATGTAGG GGCCAGCTTTGCTCCTGCGTGTCTGTCTCATGAAGTCATAACAAGGAC TCACTGGACCGAGGTGCAGGTTCGTGGGACATCTCTACCCCGAGCACTGCACTGTTGGGACCGCAGTCTACAAGAAACTAACAAGAACAGCAAGACCCCATTAAAGGGATGCCCCTTCCACTTAATGGACAGCTGCCCATGGCCACAATGTAACCCCACTTGCCCCTCCATTCGAGACCACTTCACAGGGCAGGAGATGAGTGTGGTCCAATTTCTCATGCACCTTGGCTTTGATGTTCAAAAGATGGCGAGCCAACAAGGCATGGAGCCAAGCAAACTGCTGGGTGTGCTTAGTAGCTAG
- the NOTUM gene encoding palmitoleoyl-protein carboxylesterase NOTUM isoform X7, whose product MAGGICMTLLLLLVIPAGSRKSWRRRGQQLIPNSRERTEGGGESFPLDFTAVEGNMDNFMTQIKNLAQSLYPCSAQRLDEEMKLHLLSNHSITCNDGSPAGYYLKESKGSRRWLVFLEGGWYCISRENCDLRYDTMRRLMSSKGWPATKKASGILSTQPEENPHWWNANMVFIPYCSSDVWSGASPKSEKSDYAFMGSLIIQEVVKELLGKGLDTAKVLLLAGSSAGGTGVLLNVDMVAEQLEELGYTGIQVRGLSDSGWFLDNQQYSRTDCTDIITCAPTEAIQRGIRYWNGVVPERCRQQFKEGEEWNCFFGYKIYPTLRSPVFVVQWLFDEAQLTVDNVHLSGQPVQENQWNYIQNLGRELRNTLKDVGASFAPACLSHEVITRTHWTEVQVRGTSLPRALHCWDRSLQETNKNSKTPLKGCPFHLMDSCPWPQCNPTCPSIRDHFTGQEMSVVQFLMHLGFDVQKMASQQGMEPSKLLGVLSS is encoded by the exons ATGGCTGGAGGCATCTGTATGACTCTTCTGCTCCTCCTCGTCATTCCCGCAGGGAGCAGGAAGAGCTGGAGAAGACGTGGCCAACAGCTTATACCAAACAGCCGAGAGCGAACGGAAGGAGGTGGAGAGAGCTTCCCACTGGATTTCACTGCTGTAGAGGGAAATATGGACAATTTTATGACTCAGATTAAGAACTTGGCACAGTCTTTGTACCCATGCTCAGCACAGCGTTTAGATGAGGAGATGAAACTCCACCTTTTGAGCAACCACTCTATCACTTGTAATGATGGGAGTCCAGCTGG TTACTACCTAAAAGAGTCCAAAGGCAGCCGGCGGTGGCTCGTCTTTTTGGAAG GTGGCTGGTACTGCATTAGCCGTGAGAACTGTGACCTCCGCTATGACACCATGAGGAGACTCATGAGCTCTAAAGGATGGCCTGCCACGAAAAAAG CTTCAGGAATTTTGTCAACTCAGCCCGAGGAGAATCCACATTGGTGGAATGCTAACATGGT ATTTATTCCCTACTGTTCCAGTGATGTCTGGAGTGGAGCTTCACCCAAATCCGAAAAAA gtgACTATGCTTTCATGGGTTCACTTATTATACAAGAGGTTGTGAAGGAACTCTTGGGAAAAGGACTAGACACAGCTAAAGTGCTTCTCTTAGCTGGCAGCAG TGCTGGTGGAACTGGTGTTCTTCTAAATGTAGACATGGTGGCAGAACAACTAGAAGAACTGGGCTACACTGGGATCCAAGTCCGTGGTCTGTCAGATTCTGGCTGGTTCCTTGATAATCAGCAGTATAGTAGGACGGACTGCACAGACATTATCACGTGCGCCCCTACCGAGGCCATCCAGAGAGGAATCAG ATACTGGAATGGGGTCGTTCCAGAGAGGTGCAGGCAACAATTCAAAGAAGGGGAAGAATGGAACTGCTTCTTTGGCTACAAGATCTACCCCACACTGAGAA GTCCTGTATTTGTAGTGCAGTGGTTATTTGATGAAGCCCAGCTGACGGTGGACAATGTCCATTTGAGTGGGCAACCGGTGCAGGAAAATCAATGGAACTATATTCAGAACTTGGGTCGTGAGCTTCGCAACACCCTGAAGGATGTAGG GGCCAGCTTTGCTCCTGCGTGTCTGTCTCATGAAGTCATAACAAGGAC TCACTGGACCGAGGTGCAGGTTCGTGGGACATCTCTACCCCGAGCACTGCACTGTTGGGACCGCAGTCTACAAGAAACTAACAAGAACAGCAAGACCCCATTAAAGGGATGCCCCTTCCACTTAATGGACAGCTGCCCATGGCCACAATGTAACCCCACTTGCCCCTCCATTCGAGACCACTTCACAGGGCAGGAGATGAGTGTGGTCCAATTTCTCATGCACCTTGGCTTTGATGTTCAAAAGATGGCGAGCCAACAAGGCATGGAGCCAAGCAAACTGCTGGGTGTGCTTAGTAGCTAG